In Pseudobdellovibrio exovorus JSS, the genomic stretch TTTTGATACTTCTTCAAGTAACGGAAGCGTGAAAGACGATGTTTATGCCCTAGAAAAATAACTTTTCTAGCTACAGTCTTGCGATTGATATTTAAAAATACCGAGATACGTCTTTGTGAAACTTTTCCGATTAGATACTGCTGTATAAGAGGGTTGAGCCTTCTTTTCTTCTGAGCAAAGCACAGGCTGTTAGTTGCTGTTGAAAATGTTCGGAGGCACGCTGGGCATTTCCAGCGCTGAATATATTTACTATCCGATTTACGGAAGAAGAATCCTGTTTTGACGGCTTTTGAATCACAGCTACATGTTTTGGCTTTATTTGCTCTCATGCAGAGGGGGTAAAGCAAAGTTCTAGCCTATTATTTCTGATATCTGATCAACAGCTTAAGGGACCAGTTTAAGCATTTTGGCTGTTAATGTGTCCATCCAACTCACCGGAATCAACTTCGTCAGATAGTAATTTCTAATCTTCCGCGGCACTGGCGAATACCGAAGCTTCGGAGTTTCAGAACTGAGTGCATGTAAAATATCGCGGCTGACATCCGAAGGGTGTAAGCCATTTTGTTCTTCGTTACGTGCCATCTGGATAAAAAGCTGGAACGACTCATCGTATTCAGTCTCTTGATAGCGCTGACGTATCGAATGAAATCCTTTATCCCAAATAGGTGTCTTAATCGATCCCGGAGCCACCACGATCACTTTTGTTTTGAATAGCATCAATTCACGACGGAGCCCCTCTGAAAAGCCCTCCACTGCAAATTTGCTTGCAGAATAGATCGACAGAAATGGCATGGCCCCTTCACCAGAAACAGAGCTGATATTGATAATACGTCCCTCGTGTTTACTGTTAGGTACGGCCCCCAATAACGGCAACAGTACTTGTGTGATGCGCATCAGACCCAAGACATTAACTTGAAACGTCTGCTGCACTTCTGTGAAGTTCATATACTTAAACGGTCCCGCATTGGCCACACCTGCATTGTTTACCAGACCATCCAATTGCGTGATATTAAAACGCTTTTTCAAAACCTGAGGTAACTCAGCTATGGCCGCTTCGTCTGTCACGTCCATTTTGACGATGTGAATTTTTTTGTTATAAAGCTGATTCAGGCGATCTTCATCCACGTCTTTTCTGACTGTGGCTACGACATTATAGCCTTCTGTAAAAAGAGCTCTGACTGTTTCTAGTCCAATTCCACTACTGGCACCTGTAACTAAGACAGTTTTTTGCATACTAACATTCCTTCCTCGGTCGGGATGATAACAGAACTCAATGACTTATTTTGGAAAGCCATACGATTCATCTGATTTAAAACAGAGATTTGCTTTTCACTGAACTTCTGTGCGCTCATGTCGCCCCATACAGAACCCGCCAGAAACACGTTATCTGCAATGATAACACCGCCGACTTTTGTGTTTTTCAACGCCCATTCAAAGTAGTTCAAATAGGCCGCTTTGTTGCCATCAATAAAAACGGCATCAAATGGCCCCTCAGCGGAAAGACCTTCTAAAGCTTTTTGCGCATCATCTACAACGATCTGACAACGGCCCGCTTTTATTTCTGTATCTAGTACATCCTCGGCAAGCTCTGCGTGTTGAGGTGATTTTTCTATGGTCCACAACTTACCATCTTGCGGTAGCGCTTCCAAAATATACGAGGCTGACAAACCGGTTAGCGTTCCGATTTCTACGACTTTTTTGGCAGATACACTTTGCAACTGAAACTGAATCAAACGTGCTTCCACCACAGACAGTGAAATGGCATCTAAACCAATTTGCTGCGAATGATTGCGGGCTTTTTCTTTTGTTTTATCTTCAGGCTCTGATAAGCTTTCGATGTAACTGTATCGGTCCGATTTAACTTTTCTCATACACGGATTAGCTTATGACGAACAAAAAAAATTTACCACTGTTGATTTTCGATCTGGATGGCACTTTGATTGATTCTGCGGCTGACATTCACATCGCCTTAAACTTAGTTCTAAAAAAATATAATCGTGCACAGGTTTCACTTCCCACTTTGATCACTCATATCGGCGATGGTTTAATTAAACTGGTAAATGATTTCTTTCCAGAATTTGAATTGGACTCTCCAGAATTAGAAAATCTTGTAAATGAATTTTTAGATCTTTATCGCGATGACTATCTAACAAATCACACCTCATTGTATCCTGGTGTCTATGAGTTTCTGAGTACCTACGAAGGCCCAAAAGCTCTGGTGACGAATAAAAATATTCACCCCACTCGTCGTATTTTTGAGCACTTCAAACTCGATCAGCTCCCATGGATTGATATCATTGGTGGAGATTCTTTACCCGAACGCAAGCCCTCAGCTTTACCTCTGCTGACAGTGATGCAGAAAATTGGCTATGCGCCTGAAAATACGTGGATGATTGGCGATGGACGCCCTGATATGAAATCAGCCATTGCTGCCGGCTGCAAAAAAGCAGCAGTTCATTACGGCTACTCACGTGAGGACGAACTGGCGCCATATAAGCCGGACTTGATTTTGCAGACCTTTCTAGACGTAAAAAAATTACTCGGCTGATGTGTAAAACATAAGTAAAAGGTGAATATTATTGGCCTTTTTACGTGATTTTGTCTTGCTGAATCCATCACCAGCCAGTAGGATGCCCCGTTATGACAGACACTCTTTTAGAAGTTAAAAATTTACGCACAAAGTATACAACTGAAGATGGTGTGATTTATCCAGTAGACGATGTCAGTTTTCGTGTTAAAAAAGGACAGACTCTAGGAATCGTGGGTGAATCTGGTTGCGGGAAATCGCAAACTGCATTGTCGATCATGCGCCTGATTCAAAAACCTGGTTTAATTGAATCTGGTGATATCTCTTTTAAAGGCGATAGTTTGCTGAAAAAAAGCGATTCTCAAATGCGCCAAATTCTTGGAAACCAAATGGCGATGATTTTCCAAGAGCCGATGACATCTTTAAATCCTGTTTTCACTGTTGGAAACCAAGTTGAAGAAAGCATTCGTCTTCACAAAAAAGATTTAACTAAAGAACAAGTCAAAGAGCGTGCAATTGAAATGTTACGCCTTGTTGGTATTCCGGCTCCAGAAAAGCGCTACGAAGAATACCCACACCAATTATCAGGTGGTATGCGCCAACGTGTGATGATCGCCATGGCAATGAGCTGTAATCCACAGTTATTGATCGCGGATGAGCCAACAACTGCTTTGGACGTAACTATCCAAGCACAGATCTTAGATTTAATGCGTAAGGTTCAAAAAGAATTCGAAGCCGGCATGATCTTGATCACGCATGACTTAGGCGTTGTGGCAGAAATGTGCCAAGACGTTCTTGTGATGTATGCAGGAAAAGTTGTGGAGTATGGAACTGTAGAAGATATTTTCTATCGTCCTCGTCATCCATACACTAAAGGTCTATTGAACTCTATTCCGCACTTCGAAACAGGGTCACGTCTGAAGTCACTTCAAACTATCCCTGGCTTAGTACCAAGTTTATATAACTTACCAAAGGGTTGTCGCTTCCAAGAGCGCTGCGCTTTTGTTTCTGATGTTTGTCGTCAGAAAGAACCTCTACTAGAAAATCTACGCGCTTCACACCGCGTGGCTTGCTTTAACTCTGACTCAACTTCGACAACAACTGCGAGGACTTTATGAGCGAAGTTTTATTACGTGCCGAAAATGTTGTAAAAAAATTCCCTATTTACGGCGGACTTTTCTCTCGTGAAGTGGCTGCGGTTAAAGCCGTGCAAAATGTCTCTTTCGAAATTAAAAAAGGGGAAACCTTAGGCCTTGTGGGTGAATCTGGCTGTGGAAAGTCAACGCTAGGTCGTTGCTTGATCCGCTTGATCGAGCCAACAGAAGGCAAAGTCTACTTCAAAGGACAAGATATTACACAAGCTGATAGCAATGCTTTACGTGAGTTACGTAAAAAAATGCAAATCATCTTCCAAGATCCCTACGCCTCTTTGAATCCACGTATGACTATTGGGGCTATTCTTGAAGAGCCACTTTTAATTCATAATCTTTTCGATTCGGCTAAAGACCGCGCTGATCGCATTCGTGAACTCATCACGCTTGTTGGTTTACGCCCAGAACATCTTAATCGCTATCCACATGAGTTTTCTGGTGGACAAAGACAGCGTGTGGGTATTGCCCGCGCCTTAGCGGTAAACCCAGAGCTTATTATCTGTGACGAACCTGTATCTGCCTTGGACGTTTCAATCCAAGCACAGGTCATCAACTTGTTGATGGAGTTACAACAGAAGCTGGGTCTAACTTATGTATTTATCGCCCATGATCTAAAAGTTGTAGAGCACGTTTCCCATCGCGTAGCAGTTATGTACTTAGGTAAAATCGTCGAAATGGCCGAATCAGACGAACTGTATCGCAATCCACAACATCCTTATACAAAAGCGTTGTTGTCAGCGATTCCGATTCCAGATCCAAAACCACGTGCTGAACGCATCATCTTAACTGGTGATGTTCCCTCGCCTTTGAATCCTCCGCCAGGCTGTCACTTTAACCCTCGTTGCCCTATCGCTTCAGAGGAGTGTACGAAAATCACGCCTGAGTTACGCGAGATCACTGGCGGGCACTACGCACGCTGTATCAAAGTCTAGTTATTTCACTTCTGTTTAGTCCAGATCTGGCTTCTACGGCCGATCTGGACAGATTTCGACTTCATAAATCCCCCTGTTGCTCCGAATAGTTTTTCATGTCGAGTAAAGTCTATTGGGTTTTCTATGATTCACTTTCAAAGTTTCAATCTAATCCTGTTTCTACGGAAGAAGCCCAAATCATGATTTTTAAAATGCGCCCTCCGCAAATGGCGCGTTTTTACGTTTGGACAACAGGGTGGCAAAGTTGGCAGCCCCTACGCTCGTATCTTGAGAGCGATCAGAAAAATTTTGTTTCTACATTTACAGTTCCGGTTCCTGCTTTACCCGGTGAAGACACGATTAAAGCCACTGTAAAAGAAGTTTTAGAAAACACTCAGACAAAAACGAATTTTAAAATTTCAAAAGATGATACGAAATCATTTTCAAGTATTCGCTTAGATGAAGAAACTGTTAGCCGTATCGTCCGCCAAGAAAGTGCAGACAAGCACAGCACTTTCAATGGTGAAGAGATCACATGGTCGAATATTCAAAAACCTGACTTAGACTTTTCAAATCTGCAACAAAACAAACAGATGTCACGCCGTGAACCACGTCATGAGTTAAAAATTGAAGTTCTATTGATCTCTTCTAAAGGAAAAACTTTCCGCAGTCGCTCGAAGAATATTTCTCTTTCTGGAAGCCTGTTGGAAGATACGATCCCATTTGACTACTACGATATTGCTTTCGATGTAATTGTGATCAACAACCACACGGCAGATCCTTCAAAATCCCGCGTAAAAATGCAGGCACGCACTGTGGGTGATGGCTTAACACAAAGAATTCACTATCAAAATCCAACTGAACAACAAAAGAAGTCTTTGCAATCACTCTTAGAAGACTATCTAGAAGTACAAAAAAGAAGTCTGTCGAAAACCGGCTAAGCCGAACTCTGACAGACTCAAAAGTATTTAATCAATTATTCTAAAAAGTATTCTTATTTAGGTTGAGACAACAAGTCCGCAACAACCTGTTTTAACTTTTCGATATCAAAAGGTTTTTTGATATAATCAGCGGCTCCCACTTCACGAGCACGCGCAAAGTCTTCTGGCTCAGCCTGAGCTGACAAGAATACCAATGGTAATTTTCGTAAGTCTGGATGTTGTTTCATCATTTCTGCTAGCTCAAAACCATTGATCCAAGGAAGACCGATATCCATTAGAATCAAATGAACATCGCGCTCTTCATCCAAAATAGCTGTGAGTTCAGCAGAATCTGCGGCTAACAAAGTTGTATACCCTTCCGCCTCTAAAATTCTTTTCAATGATAGACGCTGAGTTTCGTCATCCTCGATAACAAGAATATGCTGAGGGTTCATTTTTTTATGAGCATCACGAAATTGATCTAAGCTCACAACGGGCTGTTCTGACATTCGTTGCTTAGTCAATTTTTCAATTTTACTGATCAAATCACTGGTAATAAATTTTTTCGCCATAAAAAGATTAATGCCCTTCGTTTGCTTCTAACCAACGCTCGCTATCAATCGAAGCCATACAGCCTGATCCCGCAGCGGTAATCGCCTGACGATAGATCGGGTCTTGTACGTCTCCGGCAGCAAAAACACCATCCACATTCGTGTATGTCGAACCTGCTTTTGTTACAAGATAACCCGCTTCGTTCATATCAAGGATACCTTCAAATAATTTCGTATTCGGTCTGTGTCCAATGGCAATGAAAAGACCTTGCAATTTCTTTTCATTAACTTCATTTGTGCGTGTGTCACGCATCTTAACTGCGTTAATAGATTTTCCGTCGCCTAAAACCTCTTCCACAACTGAATGCTCAATGAATTCAATTTTTGGATTCTTCTTAGCACGATCTAACATAATTTTAGATGCACGGAAGTTATCAGAACGATGAATGATATAAACTTTACTCGCAAAACGAGTCAGGAAATTAGCTTCTTCCATCGCCGTATCACCACCACCCACAACGCCAACTTCCATATTACGGAAGAAAGCACCATCACAGGTCGCACAAGCAGAAACTCCACGGCTCATGTACTGCTTTTCACTTGGTAAACCTAAAAGCTTCGCACTCGCACCCGTTGAAATAATCACAGTTTTCGCTTCGTAAAGATCATTGCCCACGTAAACCTTAAAAGGACGTGAACTGAAATCCACTTTTGTCACGTTACGTGTGATAAAACGTGTTCCAAATCTTTCTGCCTGCTTACGCATAACCGAGATCAAATCCGGTCCTGTAATTCCAT encodes the following:
- a CDS encoding SDR family oxidoreductase; this encodes MQKTVLVTGASSGIGLETVRALFTEGYNVVATVRKDVDEDRLNQLYNKKIHIVKMDVTDEAAIAELPQVLKKRFNITQLDGLVNNAGVANAGPFKYMNFTEVQQTFQVNVLGLMRITQVLLPLLGAVPNSKHEGRIINISSVSGEGAMPFLSIYSASKFAVEGFSEGLRRELMLFKTKVIVVAPGSIKTPIWDKGFHSIRQRYQETEYDESFQLFIQMARNEEQNGLHPSDVSRDILHALSSETPKLRYSPVPRKIRNYYLTKLIPVSWMDTLTAKMLKLVP
- a CDS encoding O-methyltransferase, whose translation is MRKVKSDRYSYIESLSEPEDKTKEKARNHSQQIGLDAISLSVVEARLIQFQLQSVSAKKVVEIGTLTGLSASYILEALPQDGKLWTIEKSPQHAELAEDVLDTEIKAGRCQIVVDDAQKALEGLSAEGPFDAVFIDGNKAAYLNYFEWALKNTKVGGVIIADNVFLAGSVWGDMSAQKFSEKQISVLNQMNRMAFQNKSLSSVIIPTEEGMLVCKKLS
- a CDS encoding HAD family hydrolase — translated: MTNKKNLPLLIFDLDGTLIDSAADIHIALNLVLKKYNRAQVSLPTLITHIGDGLIKLVNDFFPEFELDSPELENLVNEFLDLYRDDYLTNHTSLYPGVYEFLSTYEGPKALVTNKNIHPTRRIFEHFKLDQLPWIDIIGGDSLPERKPSALPLLTVMQKIGYAPENTWMIGDGRPDMKSAIAAGCKKAAVHYGYSREDELAPYKPDLILQTFLDVKKLLG
- a CDS encoding ABC transporter ATP-binding protein, which codes for MTDTLLEVKNLRTKYTTEDGVIYPVDDVSFRVKKGQTLGIVGESGCGKSQTALSIMRLIQKPGLIESGDISFKGDSLLKKSDSQMRQILGNQMAMIFQEPMTSLNPVFTVGNQVEESIRLHKKDLTKEQVKERAIEMLRLVGIPAPEKRYEEYPHQLSGGMRQRVMIAMAMSCNPQLLIADEPTTALDVTIQAQILDLMRKVQKEFEAGMILITHDLGVVAEMCQDVLVMYAGKVVEYGTVEDIFYRPRHPYTKGLLNSIPHFETGSRLKSLQTIPGLVPSLYNLPKGCRFQERCAFVSDVCRQKEPLLENLRASHRVACFNSDSTSTTTARTL
- a CDS encoding ABC transporter ATP-binding protein → MSEVLLRAENVVKKFPIYGGLFSREVAAVKAVQNVSFEIKKGETLGLVGESGCGKSTLGRCLIRLIEPTEGKVYFKGQDITQADSNALRELRKKMQIIFQDPYASLNPRMTIGAILEEPLLIHNLFDSAKDRADRIRELITLVGLRPEHLNRYPHEFSGGQRQRVGIARALAVNPELIICDEPVSALDVSIQAQVINLLMELQQKLGLTYVFIAHDLKVVEHVSHRVAVMYLGKIVEMAESDELYRNPQHPYTKALLSAIPIPDPKPRAERIILTGDVPSPLNPPPGCHFNPRCPIASEECTKITPELREITGGHYARCIKV
- a CDS encoding PilZ domain-containing protein, whose product is MSSKVYWVFYDSLSKFQSNPVSTEEAQIMIFKMRPPQMARFYVWTTGWQSWQPLRSYLESDQKNFVSTFTVPVPALPGEDTIKATVKEVLENTQTKTNFKISKDDTKSFSSIRLDEETVSRIVRQESADKHSTFNGEEITWSNIQKPDLDFSNLQQNKQMSRREPRHELKIEVLLISSKGKTFRSRSKNISLSGSLLEDTIPFDYYDIAFDVIVINNHTADPSKSRVKMQARTVGDGLTQRIHYQNPTEQQKKSLQSLLEDYLEVQKRSLSKTG
- a CDS encoding response regulator encodes the protein MAKKFITSDLISKIEKLTKQRMSEQPVVSLDQFRDAHKKMNPQHILVIEDDETQRLSLKRILEAEGYTTLLAADSAELTAILDEERDVHLILMDIGLPWINGFELAEMMKQHPDLRKLPLVFLSAQAEPEDFARAREVGAADYIKKPFDIEKLKQVVADLLSQPK
- the trxB gene encoding thioredoxin-disulfide reductase; translated protein: MSDKKIENVIIIGSGPAGLTSAVYSARANLEPLMIEGEEAGGQLMITTEVENYPGFEHGITGPDLISVMRKQAERFGTRFITRNVTKVDFSSRPFKVYVGNDLYEAKTVIISTGASAKLLGLPSEKQYMSRGVSACATCDGAFFRNMEVGVVGGGDTAMEEANFLTRFASKVYIIHRSDNFRASKIMLDRAKKNPKIEFIEHSVVEEVLGDGKSINAVKMRDTRTNEVNEKKLQGLFIAIGHRPNTKLFEGILDMNEAGYLVTKAGSTYTNVDGVFAAGDVQDPIYRQAITAAGSGCMASIDSERWLEANEGH